The Rhodothermus marinus DSM 4252 DNA segment GCGGTACACGTGCAGGTGCGGATGGGCCTCCCGGAGCGCCTGTAATACGGTCTCGAGACGTCCGGGGCGCGGCGTGAGCATGAGCACCGGCGACCAGTTGACCACCTGCACGTCGTCGAGGGCGATGTAGTCGTCCAGAAAGATCACTCGCTCGCGGGAAGTGGCCGTCATGCCATGGTCCGAGACGATGAGCAGGTTCACACGGTCAAGCAGTCCCCGCGCCCGCAGACCGTCCACGAGCAGCCGCAGGTAACCGTCCACGCGCTGCACCGCTTCGGCCACTTCCGGGGCATCGGGACCGTGTTCGTGGCCGGCGTGGTCCACTTCGCTGAAGTAGAGCGTCAGGAAGCGCGGGCGCAGCGAGTCGGGCAGGTCCAGCCATTCCAGGACCTGGCGCACGCGCGTCTCGCCGGGAATGCTTCCGTCATAGGGTACCCAGTAGGTGGGGCGCACGCCACGGATTTCGGCTTCGGAGCCGGGCCAGAAGTAGGTGGCCGTGCGCAGGCCCTGACGCTCGGCCGTCACCCAGATCGGCTCGCCGTCGCGCCACCAGCGGCCGTCGGACACGGCGTCGCGGTCGCTCAGCCGAAACCATCCCAGCGTCGAATCGAACATCGTGTTGGCCACGATTCCGTGATGATCCGGGTACAGCCCCGTGACGATCGTGTAGTGATTGGGAAAGGTCAGGGACGGGAAGACCGGGATGAGCGCTTCGGCGCGCACGCCTTCGCGGGCCAGCGCGGTCAGCGTGGGCGGCTCGTAGCGATCCAGATAGTCGGCGCGAAAGCCATCGATCGAAATCAGCAGCAGCGGAGGGGGGCCGTCGTCCACCGGGGTCGTGCGGGTGGTACGGCATCCTGTGAGCCACCCGACAAGGAGCGTGGCAAGCAGAACGAGTCGGAGCACAGCAGCGTGTCGGTTCATGGCAGGCGAACGATTTCGTAGCCAAAAGGCGTCAGCGCCAGGCGGGCCAGTTTCAGGTGCTGGAGGGCGAACGGAATCCCGATGATCGTGATCGCGCAGACCAGCGCCGCCGCCAGGTGGGTGAGCGCGATCCAGACGCCGCCCAGCAGGAGCCAGAGCACGTTCATGGCCAGCGCCAGGCAGCCGGTGGCCGGCGGCTTTTCGCGCACGGTGTGGCCGAACGGAAAAAGCGCCAGCAGAGCCAGCTTGAAACACTGCAGGCCGAACGGGATCCCAATCAACGTCAGGCACAGCAGCAGGCCGGCCAGCGCGTATTCAAGCGCTACCAGCAGGCCGCCCAGCACCAGCCAGAGCAGGTTTCCCAGCAGGCGCATCGCGTGCTATCGGCCGAAGAAGTAGTACAGAATCAGGCCGCCGACCGGAAAGAAGATGATCAGCAGCGCCCAGAGCGCCTTGCTGGAAAATTCGCGCTGACTGTTGGCCAGCTCGATGAGCGCCAGGATGTCGAGCACTACGATCACGGTGCCGCAGAAGCCCAGCGCCCAGAAGTTCTGAAGACGGTCGATCAGATTCGGACCACATCCGGCCAGCAGCAGCGCGCTGGCTCCAAGCAGAAGCAGTGCAGGCAGACGACGCATGGTCGGTTTCCCCTTCTGATGATTTCGGAATAAAAAATCGCGTACGTTGCAGAAAAGCAACCCGCTCATCGTCGCTACGCAGGATCTGACAATTCGGTTACAGATGGAACAGGAGGCGGGCTCCCCGGTAGGAGGCCGCGGTTTTTTCTGGTGTCCGGAAGCTAACCGCCGGGGAAACATGCGCATCGGGACGATCGAGCTGGGCGAGCGGCCTCTGTTTCTGGCGCCCATGGAGGACGTGAGCGATCCGCCGTTCCGACTGCTGTGCAAGCGCTACGGGGCCGACATGGTGTTCACCGAGTTCATCTCGTCCGGGGGTCTGGTGCACGAGAGCGAGGACGCCGTCAAAAAGCTGGACATCTACGACGAGGAACGACCCGTCGGCATTCAGATTTTCGGGGGTGAGCTGGAGCAGGTGCGTGAGGCCGCCCGCATCGTCGATCAGATCGGCCCGGACGTGATCGACATCAACTTCGGGTGTCCGGTGCGCAAGGTGGTCTGCAAAGACGCCGGAGCCGGCGTGCTGCGCGACCTGAACAAGATGCGGGCGTTGACGGAGGCCGTTATTGAGGTTGCCACGCGACCGGTGACGGTCAAGACCCGTCTGGGCTGGGACGATCGCTCGATTCGCATTCTGGAGGTGGCCCGGATGCTGGAAGATTGCGGCGTGCAGGCGCTCACCGTGCACGCGCGCACGCGGGCGCAGATGTACAAGGGATCGGCCCGCTGGGAATGGCTCCGGCGGCTCAAAGAACTCGGT contains these protein-coding regions:
- the dusB gene encoding tRNA dihydrouridine synthase DusB; this translates as MRIGTIELGERPLFLAPMEDVSDPPFRLLCKRYGADMVFTEFISSGGLVHESEDAVKKLDIYDEERPVGIQIFGGELEQVREAARIVDQIGPDVIDINFGCPVRKVVCKDAGAGVLRDLNKMRALTEAVIEVATRPVTVKTRLGWDDRSIRILEVARMLEDCGVQALTVHARTRAQMYKGSARWEWLRRLKELGLSIPIIGNGDALTPEKVKQMFDETGVDGVMIGRGAIGNPWIFRDAKIYMETGELPPPPSWEERVRVVAEHLELKCQWLGERKGVLEMRRMYGGYFKGFPGASRLRQLLMDKETKAEVLEILLNFRPDDPEIQVAVPRAVRAVPVALTARLPAPTRQKAQTAEAA
- a CDS encoding PLD nuclease N-terminal domain-containing protein codes for the protein MRRLPALLLLGASALLLAGCGPNLIDRLQNFWALGFCGTVIVVLDILALIELANSQREFSSKALWALLIIFFPVGGLILYYFFGR
- a CDS encoding YccF domain-containing protein, translating into MRLLGNLLWLVLGGLLVALEYALAGLLLCLTLIGIPFGLQCFKLALLALFPFGHTVREKPPATGCLALAMNVLWLLLGGVWIALTHLAAALVCAITIIGIPFALQHLKLARLALTPFGYEIVRLP
- a CDS encoding ectonucleotide pyrophosphatase/phosphodiesterase: MNRHAAVLRLVLLATLLVGWLTGCRTTRTTPVDDGPPPLLLISIDGFRADYLDRYEPPTLTALAREGVRAEALIPVFPSLTFPNHYTIVTGLYPDHHGIVANTMFDSTLGWFRLSDRDAVSDGRWWRDGEPIWVTAERQGLRTATYFWPGSEAEIRGVRPTYWVPYDGSIPGETRVRQVLEWLDLPDSLRPRFLTLYFSEVDHAGHEHGPDAPEVAEAVQRVDGYLRLLVDGLRARGLLDRVNLLIVSDHGMTATSRERVIFLDDYIALDDVQVVNWSPVLMLTPRPGRLETVLQALREAHPHLHVYRKAELPAHLHFGTHPRIPPIVGLADEGWTITTRARFEQQPDRFPMGMHGYDPTLPSMHGILIAHGPAFARGRVVPPVENIHLYALMCRLLGITPAPNDGSPEATELLLALETSAP